Within Sandaracinaceae bacterium, the genomic segment GGCGTACCCCGGGTCCATGGGAGGGAGGGTGTGAACGCCGAAGATGCGGACGGGGGCGCCGTCGGCGTCGACCGTGGCGTCGATCATCGGGACGCCCTCGAGGTCGACGAGCTCGGCCGAGAGCAGCGGGCGGCGGGAGAGGATCGCGATGCCGAACGCGTCGCCGCGCGCGAGCACGTCTCGATGGGGATAGAGGCCTCGGGCGGTCCGGCCCTCGACCCACGCGAGCCAGCCGGGCGAGACCTCCTGGAGGACCAGGACGTCGGCGTCGAGGTCCATCAGCTCGCGCCAGAGCACGTCGGGGCGGTCGTTGGAGCGGAGGAGGTTGGCCGTCACCACGCGGAGCGGGGCTCCCGCCGAGGGGGGCGCGTCTGGACGCGTCTCGGTGATCAGCCCGGGCGCGATCCAGATCACGTGGCAGGCGACGACGAACGTCGCGACGGCGGCCTCTCGCGGACGGCGGGCGTGGATCGCCCAGCCCAGCAGGATCCACGCGGGCAGATAGAGCCACGGGGTCGCGGCGCTGGCCCAGATCAGCGGCGCCCAGCCGTCGAGCCCGAGCGCCTGCGCGACCGCCAGGCCGGCGAAGGGGGCGACAGAGAGGGGGAGGAGCCAGCGCGTCATGGTCTCAGCGTGCGCCGCGCGACCGGACGACGCGCGGCGAGGGGGAGGAGAGCTCGCGGCGGGAATGTGGCGAAGCCGTGGCCCTCAGTCGCACCCGTAGAGGTCGAACTCGTCGACGACCTCGTTTGCCGTGTTCAGCGCCCGTCCGTGCGCGACGCAGCCGTGGATCTCGAGGGACAGGTAGCTGTAGTCCTCGTTGTACGCGGCGGCGCTGAACCACTGGCCCGGCTCGATGGTGCGGAGGCTCGCGCCCGATCCGCCCGCGATGATCTCGGTCAGCCCGCGCGGCTCGACGTCGGTGCAGCCGCCGTAGAGCGGCACGCTGCGCTCGTAGTGGTGGTCGTGGCCGGCGAGGATGAGGTCCACGCCCAGCTCTTCGAGCACGCTGCGGAACTGCTCGACGGTCCCGTGTCGGATGCCCCGCTCGCTCGAGCTGTAGAAGGGGTGGTGCATGACCACGATCTGCCAGTCGGCGTCCGAGCCGCCGATGTCCTCGACCATCCAGTCGAACATGTCGTCGGTGATGCGCCCGTTGACGTCCAGGAAGATGGGGATCAGGGACGCGTCGTTGGAGTCGAGCACGGTGAAATGCGCGTTGCCGTAGTCGAAGCTGTAGTAGCGCTCCTGGTCGGCCTCTCGGAGCGCGACCTCGGGCAGATGGTAGACGTCCAGATAAGGCTGACCGTTGTCGGTCTTGGCCTCGTGGTTGCCCATCGTCGGGTAGACCGGCACCCGGTGCATCAGGCCCTGGTAGATGTCGAAGAACCTCTCCTCGAACTCGCTGAACGTGCCGCTGCCGTAGGCCATGTCGCCGAGATGGAGGAAGATGTCGTGCTCCCCTCCCTCCAGGCTCCGCTCCATGAACGCGTCGCGGACGGCGCGCTGGTCGTCCGAGCCGCTGCCGCTGTCGCCCAGGGCCAGGATGCGCACGGGGCGCCCCGTGCCGTCCCACGCCGTGTCGAGGCGGAGGTTGCGCGCGAGCACCACGCCGTCCTCGACGATCTCGTAGCAGTAGGCCGCGTTGGGGCTCAGGCCCGTGAGGGTGGCGTCGTAGCCGACGTAGTCGCGCGCCTGCTCGGTGCGATCGGTCGGGAACATCTCGGCCGTCGCCTCGACCTCCTGCCACGGACCGTCGGGGGAGGGCGCCCAGCGCACCACGGCGCGTCCGCCTCCGGTCGACGTCCAGGCGACGCGCGCGCTCGAGGCGGTGACGCTCTCGAGGTACGGCCAGCGCCAGAGCGGCGAGTCCCCGATGAACTCCGGCGCGCCGCAGTCGAGCTCCGGACCGGGCTCGAGCGCGGGCGGGTCGGGCAGCTCAGGCGGTGTGCCGGTCGGCGGGCCCATGCAGACCTCGGGCGGGACGCCGCCGCCGTCGACGCCCGAGTCGGCGTTCACGGCGGGGCCGGCGTCGTCGTCGGCGGGCGCGCCGTCGTCACAGCCGAGGAGGGTGAGCGCGGCGGCGCACAGACAGAGGGCTCGAAGCATGCGGCCCATCCTACACGGACGGTTCGGGTCGTCGACCGGAGCGGCCCGTTCGTGCGCTATGTTTCGCAGATGTTCCACCCCGATGGACCGACCCTCTGGGAGCTGGCCGAGCAGGCGCTGTCTTCGACCGACCGCGGCTACGACCTCATCGCGCGCAAGTTCGACTACACGCCGTTCCGCACGCCGGACCCGGTCGTTCAGCGCTGCGCCGAGCGCGCGGCCGACCGGGGTCCGGTGCGACGCGGGATCGACCTCTGCTGCGGCACCGGCGCGGGCGTCCGTTGGTTCCGGCCGCTCTGCGACGAGGCGATGTTCGGCATCGACCGCTCCGCCGGGATGCTCGCCGAGGCCGAGCGCCGCCTGGTCGACGCGCCGGGCGACGCGCGCGTCGGGCTCGTCCGAGGAGACGCGCTCGCGCTGCCCTTCGAGGACGGCGCGTTCGACCTCGCGACCTGCTTCGGCGCCTTCGGCCACATCCTCGAGTCCGACGAGCCGCGCTTCGTCCGCGAGATCCATCGAGTGCTCGCGCCCGGCGGCCGCTTCGTGTTCGCGACGAGCGAGGTCCCGCCGCCCTGGTCGCCGGCCCTCTGGATGGCGCGCGGCTTCAACGCCGCGATGCGCGTGCGCAACGCAGTGATCAAACCCGAGTTCATCATGTACTACCTCACCTTCACCTGGCCCGAGGTCGGGTCCCTGCTCGAGGCCGCGGGCTTCGAGGTCACCGTCGATCGAGGCGCCTTCGATCCACCCTTCGGCCGGCTCCTCTGGGTCAGCGCGGAGAAGCGCCGATGAGCGACGTGGTCATCATCGGGCTCGGTCAGATGGGCCTCGTGTTCTCGAACGGGTTCCTGCGCCTGGGCCACGCCGTGCACCCCGCGCTGCGGGGCACGGACCTCGACGCCCTCGCCGCCGCGGTGCCGGCGCCCGAGGTCGTCCTCGTCGCGGTGGGGGAGGGAGATCTGCCGCCGGTGCTCGCGCGCATGCCCGAGCCCTGGCGCGACCGGCTCCTGCTGCTCCAGAACGAGCTGCTCCCGGAGGACTGGCGCCGGCACGGCGTGGCGGATCCGACGGTGGCCGTGGTCTGGTTCGAGAAGAAGAAGGGCAAGCCGGTGCACGTGGTGATCCCCACGGTGGTCTCCGGGCCGAACGCGGCGCTCGTCGCGAGCGCGCTCGAGGCGCTCGAGATCCCGGTGCGCGTCGGTCCGCCCGACCGGCTGCTCTTCGAGCTCGTGAAGAAGAACCTCTACATCCTCACCGCGAACCTCGCGGGGCTCGAGGCGGGCGGGACGGTCAGCGCGCTCTGGGCGGAGCACCGCGATCTGGCCCGCGACGTGGCGGCGGAGGTGCTGGCGTTGCAGGCCTTCCGCGCCGGAGAGCCGCTGCCGCAGCGCGAGCTCATCGCGGGCATGGTCGAGGCCTTCGAGGGCGATCCCGAGCACGGCTGCACGGGGCGCTCGGCGCCTGCGCGGCTGCGTCGCGCGCTCGGTCAGGCGAAGCAAGCGGAGCTGCATCTCCCGACCCTGGAGCGGCTCGGCGATCGACACCTCTGACCACGCGGGCTGCGAGATGCTCAGCGAGGGAAGAGCTCGGAGACGTTCGGAGCCGGCACGGGGCGTGAAAAGTAATAGCCCTGGACCTCGTCGCAGCCGAGCGCGGCCAGGGCGTCGAGCTGCGCCTCGGTCTCGACGCCTTCGGCCAGCACCTTCAGGCCGAGGCTGTGCCCGAGCCCGGTGATCGCCTCGGTGAGGGCGACCGCGCTCGAGCGGGCGCCGTCGCCCTCGGCGTCGAGGTCCTTCACGAAGGAGCGATCGATCTTGAGCACGTCGACGGGGAGCCGCTGCAGATACGAGAGCGAGGAGTAGCCCGTCCCGAAGTCGTCGACGGAGACGCGCACGCCGAGATGACGCAGCTCCGAGAGCTTCTCGGCCGCGGCGCCGACGTCGTCCATCAGCGAGGTCTCGGTCACCTCGAGCTCGAGCGCGCCCGGCGGCAGGGTGGAGCTCTTGAGCACCCGCGCGACGGTCCCGACGAAGTCGGGGCGCGAGAACTGCTGCGCCGAGACGTTGACCGAGACCGACGGCAGGTCCACGCCCGCGCCGTGCCAGCGCCGCATCTGGCGGCAGGACTCGAGCATCACCCAGGTCCCGATCGGGACGATCAGCTCGGACTCCTCCGCGACGGGGAGGAACACGCCGGGGCTCACCAGCTGATCGCCGCGCTTCCAGCGGATGAGCGCCTCGACGCCGCTCCACTTGCGGGTGCGGATGTCGACCTTCGGCTGATAGTGGAGGAGCAGCTCGCCCGCGCCGAGCGCCCGGCGGAGGTGACGCTCGAGGTCTCCGCGGCGCTCGACGGCCTCGCGGAGCTCGTCCGTGAACAGCTCGATCCGTCCCCGCTGCCACGCCGCCTTCGCGCGGTGGAGCGCGATGCCGGCGTAGCGGAGGAGCGCGGAGACGTCCTGCGCGTGGTCGGGGTAGCGGCTGACGCCGACGGTGGCGCTGACGGACAGCTCGTAGCCCTGCACGTGAAACGGCTCGCGGAGCGCGCTGAGCACGCGGTCGGTGAGGGCGAGCGCGGATCGGCCGCCGCCCACGTCGCTGAAGATCACCACGAACTCGTCGCCCGAGCCGCGCCCCACGAGATCGCTCTCGCCGGTCGTCTCCAGCAGGCGCTCGGCGACCTGACGCAGCAGCTCGTCGCCGACCGACCGACCGAGCCAGTCGTCGATGCGGTGGAAACGGTCGAGCGCGAAGAGCGCGACCGCGAGCCCCCTGTCCTTGCGGCGCGCGCGATCGAGCGCGACCTGCATGGGCTGGATCAGCATCAGCCGATCGGGGAGCCCGGTCACCGCGTCGTGGTTGCCCGCCGACAGCGGCCAGGCGGCGAGCTCTTCCGTCATCTGCGGGAGCGCCGTCGCGGGCGTGGCCGGGCGCGCGTTCGCCGCGGTGGCCTTCGGAGGACGGAGCGCGTCCGCGATCATCGCGACCACGGTGGCGAGCGCCTCGGCGTCGAGCGACCCGAAGTCGTCGCGGGGGACACTGTCCGCGAGCACCATCGCGCCGACCTGCGTGCCCTCGCTCATCAACGGCACGCTGATCAGCGCCGCGACGCGGAAGTCGGGCGGGAAGAAGACGCTCTCCGGCGCGGCGGGGCCGCGGCCGATCACCGGGACGACGGTCGTCTCTTCGCGGGCGATGCGCCAGGACGGCACGTCGGACGGCATCCCGGCGAGCACCGCCGCCTCGCCGTGCGCGCAGATCATCTTGCCCGTCTGCGCCTCCACGCGGTAGAGGACCGCGAGCGGACAGCGCGCGAGCGCGGCGGCGACACGCAGCCGCTTCGCGACTGCCTCGCTCATGGGATCGGGCGGGACCACCGTCCCAGAGCATAGACCCCCTTGGGGCGATCTGTCACCGTCAGCTCAGAAGAATCCGCTATAGGGGCAAGATTCCGTCCTGAGGGGGGTAGCTGAGGCCTACCAGCGGATCGAGAAGACCATGTGTTGGCCGGCTCCGTCACGGCGCCGCTCCATCAACTCGACGGTGGGCGCGGGGGCCTCGTGCGAGCGCAGGGTGCCGCACACGATCCCCGTGAAGACGTGCTCGTAGAAGTCGGTCGGCTCGACGAGACACGTCCAGCGCACCTCGCGCTCGCCGCGCGCTTCGCAGACGTGCGAGTTCCAGGCGACGGAGATGTTGTAGGCGTCGGCGAGGCGCTCGAGGACCCGCCGCGGAGAGCTCCCCATCAGCAAGCTCATGGTCCGGCCGAGCGGGCTGGCGCGGAAGACGGGGTAGAACGTCTCGGCGACGCTGCGCATCGCGTCCGACAGCTCCGCGTGCGGGTGCAGCAGGGGCGAGGCGAGGAAGAAGAGCTTGTAGAAGTCGCGGTGCGGGTGGAGCGTGAACGGCAGCACGCTCGACGGGACCTCCGCGAGCGCCGTGATGCGCTGGGTCTCCGGCTGGCCCGCGACGCTCGCGACGGCGTTCACGAGGCCGACGAAGAACATGCCTCGCACCTCGCACTCGAGCGGGAAGTCGTAGAGGGTCTGGGCGACGGCGTCGCGCTCGCGCGGGCTCGCTCGCACCTTGGCCGCGAAGCTCGCCGCCTCACCCATGGTGATCGCCTGGCGGCCCCACGAGCCCGCGTGTCCCTCCGAGAGCCCCATCTCCGAGGAAAGAGAGTGCCTCAGGGGATGGCGTGGATCCAGTGGGGGCGCCCTCTCGCGTAGCGGCGCGCGTCGAGCTTCTTCAGCCCCGACAGCCAGCCCGGCTCCTGGAGAGGAAAGACGGCGGCGCGCTCGGCGCTGGCGCCGGTGCGGTCGAGGATGCCGTTGACCGCGCGGCGCGCCGCCTCGTTGGCCGCCTCCATCGTCGCGAGGTCGGTGTGGGTGCGCACGTAGTCCGACGCGAGGTAGAGGTTCTCGATCGACGTGATGGCGTCGGGCCGGTTCGCCCAGGAGCCCTTCGTGTTGATGAGGAGCGGCTCGAGGTTCGAGACCGTCGAGGGGTTCGGGAACTCGATCGCCGGATCGAGGAACCACGTGACGAGGTTCCGGTCCATCAGGTCCATCACTGCGTCGTCGTTCACGGCGCGCTTCAGCTGCTCCCACACCTCGGCGTGCACCTCGTCGGCGTCGGACAGCTCGCGCGCGGGCTTGCCGAAGATCACCCCCGGCTGGTTCCAGTCCGAGATGTCCACGCTGAGGATGCCCCGCACGTCACCCGCGCCGTAGCCGCTCAGGCGGGCCTCCCAGAACTGCGCCTGCGAGATGCTCGTGAGCGCCCACGGGCTGTCGATGTAGATGGCGTGGCCTCGCGCGAGCGGCACGTCGTCTCTCAGGTAGTACTGGATGCCGTTCATCCACTCGGTCTCGAGGAGCGCGAGCTTCGCGAGGCGCGGCTCGAGCGCGAGCATGTCCGGTGTCAGGAGGGGCACGAGCGCCTCGACCGGGACCGCGCACACGTAGTGGTCCGCTACGACCGAGTGGCTCGTCCCGCCCATCTCGACGTCGACCGACGCGATGCGTCCCCCGGCGAGGTGGAACGCCGTCAGCGTCGCTTCCGTGTGGTAGGTGACGCCCTCTCCCTCGAGGTAGTTCCGCCACGGGTGGATCCACACCTCGCTCGTGGGGCCGTCGAGCACGCGGTCGAGATCCACGCGCGGGTCGAGCAGGTCCTGCAGGAGCTGGAACAGGAGGACGCCGATGGTCCGCGCGCTGCCCTTCTCGGCGCGCATCGCCACGAGCGACCGGGTCAGCCCCGTGGCGAGGTAGCGCCGATAGGAGAGGGACATCTCCGACGCGCGCACGAAGTCCCACCAGCTGATCTCCTCGAGCTCCCCGAAGCGGCGCGCGTCGCTCGACGTCATCACGTAGAGCACGCGGCTGGCGAAGAAGGTCCACTCGCGGAGCGAGATCCCCAGATCCGAGCCGAAGAGGGTCTTCAGCGCGCCGACGAGCTCCACGGGAGAGGTCGGGACGCGTGTCAGGTAGATGGGATCGCTCTTGCCTTCGCGCGCGATCAGCACCTGGTGGGTCGGCACGAGGTTGTCGAACACCGTCGCGCCCGGCGAGCCCGGCGTCGGGATGCGACGCATGGTGTCGTTGATGTGCTTGTAGAAGCCGGGGAAGAAGCGGAAGCCGTGCTCCCCCGGCAGCGGGGGCGTGCTCGCGGTGCCCGTGCCCGGGACGTCGAGGCTGCGCGCCTTGCCGCCCGGGCGCGGTCGACGCTCGTACACCGTGACGTCGAAGCCGCGCTCGATCAGCTCGTGCGCCGCGCTCATCCCCGCGACGCCTCCCCCCAGGACCGCAACGTGGTCTGCCATGACGCGCGCATCGTACCAGAGCCGCTCGCGCGCCGGGTGCGCGTTGCTCGATTCGGACGTCTCTCCGGGGACGAGGCTCGTCTTCTCCGGCTCGTTGGGTCCAGCGGGATCTGCGTGTGCAGCTCGAGGGGATCCGACGGAGCGCAAACGATGCGCCGCGCGGCCACGCGAACGACGGCGCCGGGGCTGGCACGCGGACTGCTCTGATCGGAGCTGGAGGGCACATGCAAGACGCACCGAAGCCACGCGCCTGGGAACGCTCGCTCGCGACGCTCGATCAGAAGAGCGGGTACTTCTACGAGGAGGAGCCCACGTGGATGTGGCAGGAGCTGCGGAACACGACCATCCCGCCGCCTCCGCCCGAGCGAGTCGATTTGAACGAGGTGGTCAAGTCGATCTCCGAGCGCCCGCCCGAGCCCATCCTGGACCCGCTGCCTCCGCGCCGCGCGAAGGTGGATCGCAGAGCGTTCGAGGTCTCGATGGGCATCAACGTGGCGCTCGGCCTCGGCGTCGTCGCGTGCCTCTCGCTCATCCTCCTGCGCCCCGAGCGGGTCGTGCACACGCCCGTGCTCGTGGACGCGCTCCGCCCCGGACCGACCGTCGACTGGTCGGCGCAGCAGGGGGCCGAGGCGCTGCCTCGCGGCGTCGACGCGCCCGCCGCCCTCGCCGCCCTCGCGCCGCTCGACAGCACGCTCGCGAGCTCCGGGCTCGAGCCCTCGATGGCGGAGGCGAGCGGCCCGCCCCAGCTGATCGTGATGCCGCCGGTGCACATCCGGGTGCCCGCCGCCCGCACGATCGCGCCCCCGCCCTCGGCGAGCGCCACGGCCAGCGTGTCGGCCGCCGCACGCGCGCCCGCGCCTCCACGGCCCGACCCCGCGCTGCCGGAGCACCCCAGCCGCGCCGACGTGGCGGCCGCGATGGAAGGAATCGCGCCCTCCATTCGAGACTGCGTGACCGGCCGCGGAGGCGAGCGCGTGAGCCTCTTCGTGCGGTTCTCCAACACCGGCCGCGTCCGCTCCGCCCTCGTCGAGGACTCCGCGGCCGCGCCGGCGCAGCGCTCGTGCATGGCGCGCGCCGTCCGCGCGGCGACGGTGCCCGCGTTCCGCAGTTCGTCGCTCAGCGTGCGCTACCCGTTCGTGCTCTGACGCCCGCGTCTCAGTCGGGGGCGGCCACGCAGACGGGGGTGTCGAGCACGAAGTACAGCGCGATCCGCTCCATCGGCAGCAGCTCCTCGTGCGACACCAGGTCGAGCTCGGGGGTGCTCAGCAGCGCGCGGCCGCAGCCCTCGGGCGCGAGCGCCACGACCGCCGGGTGTCCGGCCTCCTCCTCGAGGAGCACGCGCGGGTAGCTCGGGTCCGCCGTCGGGTCGGTCGAGGGCGCGGCGCCCAGGGCGACCACGCGGCCGATCGGCCGCTCGATCGAGAGGTCGGACGGCTCGTAGCGCCAGATGGGGCCGAAGCCGGGGTGCAGGCCCATCATGTCGGGGCCGTCGGAGGTGAGCCGGTGGCTGGGGCCGATCTGCTCGTCGAGCCACGCCGCGAGCGGCCGATGGGTCACGCGCCCCCGCGGCGTGGCCACGACGCCCTGGATCCAGTCCTCGCGGCGGTCCGTCGAGGCGGGGATGCGGGACACGTCCCAGGTCCCTCGCGCGGCGTCGTACACGTCGCTCTCGACGTCGTGCGCGGAGGTCATCACGACCGCGGAGGGATAGAGCGCGTCCACGACGCGGTGCGCGCGGCCGGTGGCGATGAGCACGCCGCCTGCCGCGACCCAGTCGCGCAGCGCGGCGAGCACGGCGGGGTCGCGGGCGAAGGCGTCCGACTCGGTGCTGGGCGCGACGAGCACGTCGAAGCGGGCCAGCCGCGCGGGCGCGTCGAGCTGCGCCTCGTCGAAGGCCTCCACGTGCTCCAGCCCGAGCCGCGCGTCGAGCCACGCGGTGCCGTCGTGTCCGGTCAGGGTGGCCACCCGCGGCGCCCAGAGACCTCGCGCCGGATCGCGCCTCGTGGGCAGCGTGGTCGCGTCGGGCTCCAGCACGATGAGCTGACCGGCGCTGACCTCGATCTCGGTGTCGACCCGGAACGGGCCCGCCTCCACCACGGCCCAGTACCGCCCTGGCGCGACGTCGGAGATCTCGAACGCGCCCACCTCGTCCGTCAGCGCGGCGTACTCTCCGCTGGTGGGGAGGCAGCGTCGACAGTGCACGCCCTCGGGCGGCGGGGTGGGGCGGTGGGCGAGGAGCCGGACGAGCGCGCGGGAGACCGGGACCTCTCGCCCGCGTGGCGCCTCGCCGGGGGCGTAGCCCGGCGCCCAGACGACCCCGAGCACCGAGGCGTAGGGCTCGCCGGAGGCGGGGATCGGCTCACCGAGGGGCTCCCCGCCCCCCGCGCTGCACGCCGCGAGGAGGATTGCCACACCCCCCATCACTCCCCTTGCCGTCCTCATGCCCACCCGGTGGTCGTCCGCGCCGCTCCCGTT encodes:
- a CDS encoding FAD-dependent oxidoreductase, which translates into the protein MADHVAVLGGGVAGMSAAHELIERGFDVTVYERRPRPGGKARSLDVPGTGTASTPPLPGEHGFRFFPGFYKHINDTMRRIPTPGSPGATVFDNLVPTHQVLIAREGKSDPIYLTRVPTSPVELVGALKTLFGSDLGISLREWTFFASRVLYVMTSSDARRFGELEEISWWDFVRASEMSLSYRRYLATGLTRSLVAMRAEKGSARTIGVLLFQLLQDLLDPRVDLDRVLDGPTSEVWIHPWRNYLEGEGVTYHTEATLTAFHLAGGRIASVDVEMGGTSHSVVADHYVCAVPVEALVPLLTPDMLALEPRLAKLALLETEWMNGIQYYLRDDVPLARGHAIYIDSPWALTSISQAQFWEARLSGYGAGDVRGILSVDISDWNQPGVIFGKPARELSDADEVHAEVWEQLKRAVNDDAVMDLMDRNLVTWFLDPAIEFPNPSTVSNLEPLLINTKGSWANRPDAITSIENLYLASDYVRTHTDLATMEAANEAARRAVNGILDRTGASAERAAVFPLQEPGWLSGLKKLDARRYARGRPHWIHAIP
- a CDS encoding metallophosphoesterase family protein; amino-acid sequence: MLRALCLCAAALTLLGCDDGAPADDDAGPAVNADSGVDGGGVPPEVCMGPPTGTPPELPDPPALEPGPELDCGAPEFIGDSPLWRWPYLESVTASSARVAWTSTGGGRAVVRWAPSPDGPWQEVEATAEMFPTDRTEQARDYVGYDATLTGLSPNAAYCYEIVEDGVVLARNLRLDTAWDGTGRPVRILALGDSGSGSDDQRAVRDAFMERSLEGGEHDIFLHLGDMAYGSGTFSEFEERFFDIYQGLMHRVPVYPTMGNHEAKTDNGQPYLDVYHLPEVALREADQERYYSFDYGNAHFTVLDSNDASLIPIFLDVNGRITDDMFDWMVEDIGGSDADWQIVVMHHPFYSSSERGIRHGTVEQFRSVLEELGVDLILAGHDHHYERSVPLYGGCTDVEPRGLTEIIAGGSGASLRTIEPGQWFSAAAYNEDYSYLSLEIHGCVAHGRALNTANEVVDEFDLYGCD
- a CDS encoding TIGR02265 family protein; the encoded protein is MGLSEGHAGSWGRQAITMGEAASFAAKVRASPRERDAVAQTLYDFPLECEVRGMFFVGLVNAVASVAGQPETQRITALAEVPSSVLPFTLHPHRDFYKLFFLASPLLHPHAELSDAMRSVAETFYPVFRASPLGRTMSLLMGSSPRRVLERLADAYNISVAWNSHVCEARGEREVRWTCLVEPTDFYEHVFTGIVCGTLRSHEAPAPTVELMERRRDGAGQHMVFSIRW
- a CDS encoding class I SAM-dependent methyltransferase, with protein sequence MFHPDGPTLWELAEQALSSTDRGYDLIARKFDYTPFRTPDPVVQRCAERAADRGPVRRGIDLCCGTGAGVRWFRPLCDEAMFGIDRSAGMLAEAERRLVDAPGDARVGLVRGDALALPFEDGAFDLATCFGAFGHILESDEPRFVREIHRVLAPGGRFVFATSEVPPPWSPALWMARGFNAAMRVRNAVIKPEFIMYYLTFTWPEVGSLLEAAGFEVTVDRGAFDPPFGRLLWVSAEKRR
- a CDS encoding endonuclease/exonuclease/phosphatase family protein, producing the protein MTRWLLPLSVAPFAGLAVAQALGLDGWAPLIWASAATPWLYLPAWILLGWAIHARRPREAAVATFVVACHVIWIAPGLITETRPDAPPSAGAPLRVVTANLLRSNDRPDVLWRELMDLDADVLVLQEVSPGWLAWVEGRTARGLYPHRDVLARGDAFGIAILSRRPLLSAELVDLEGVPMIDATVDADGAPVRIFGVHTLPPMDPGYAAVWRAQLRQLGDRAAGVEGPLLVMGDLNATTHAAAFRALERAGLRDAHDALGRGLATTWPNGLFPVPPLRLDHVLASADVVPVAVREGIGAGSDHRPVVVDVTIPRAPSRDDPAGGSAMTSR
- a CDS encoding sensor domain-containing phosphodiesterase, producing the protein MSEAVAKRLRVAAALARCPLAVLYRVEAQTGKMICAHGEAAVLAGMPSDVPSWRIAREETTVVPVIGRGPAAPESVFFPPDFRVAALISVPLMSEGTQVGAMVLADSVPRDDFGSLDAEALATVVAMIADALRPPKATAANARPATPATALPQMTEELAAWPLSAGNHDAVTGLPDRLMLIQPMQVALDRARRKDRGLAVALFALDRFHRIDDWLGRSVGDELLRQVAERLLETTGESDLVGRGSGDEFVVIFSDVGGGRSALALTDRVLSALREPFHVQGYELSVSATVGVSRYPDHAQDVSALLRYAGIALHRAKAAWQRGRIELFTDELREAVERRGDLERHLRRALGAGELLLHYQPKVDIRTRKWSGVEALIRWKRGDQLVSPGVFLPVAEESELIVPIGTWVMLESCRQMRRWHGAGVDLPSVSVNVSAQQFSRPDFVGTVARVLKSSTLPPGALELEVTETSLMDDVGAAAEKLSELRHLGVRVSVDDFGTGYSSLSYLQRLPVDVLKIDRSFVKDLDAEGDGARSSAVALTEAITGLGHSLGLKVLAEGVETEAQLDALAALGCDEVQGYYFSRPVPAPNVSELFPR